A region of the Ranitomeya imitator isolate aRanImi1 chromosome 10, aRanImi1.pri, whole genome shotgun sequence genome:
ctcagacagcaaagtagtcctgggatatatccacaacgaaaccaggcgattctacgtttatgtcaataacagagtgctatgaatcaggagatcagttcacccacagcagtggcattacatacccacagaccagaatcccgcagatcatgcaactagagcagttgacgcaagtcgactaggaagcacaacgtggctctctggaccagaactattgtacattgaggaatgttttccagacaccttcgaacttgtaggagaggactcagatgctgaaatccgccctcaggtgtctacactacatacaatgacctctgttatccagcttggatcttgcaggttcgacagattctcaagttggaagtcacttactcgagccattacctgcctgacacatatagctcgctcattcaggaccaccagaactcgtgacatggaaaaatgtaaaggagcagcaaggctcactcacgaaagcctaatcaccttcatggctgaagctgcaacaataatcaatgcaagttcctaacgacccggaggagcccttgttattgactcaagctactctacttacccagaaaacgggactgtccagtgcccctccaggaggattcgacgcgaaggacctctacaagcgccaatggagacaggtacaaagtcttgcaaatactttctgggacaggtggcgcaaacagtatttgtctaccctgcagccacggacgaagtggcaatctactaaacctaatctgaacataggtgaccttgttcttgtgactgTTCTtgtgactgtcagattcaccggaaccagtggccacttggtctagttaccgcaacgttcccgagcaaggacggcaacgtccgcaaagttgagctaaggatgaccaaagggaatgaacctaagacattttccagaccggtatctgaactggtcctattgttgccttcggatgaaaggagtagtgacatccgttgatgccagacggggagtgttctgtctccgccatctaatattgttaccctgattatttgcttgcataattgcagtttcctcagtatacagtattgatatattcatgcctttattcatctgtgatgctttggctccctctagcggtcagagttatgttggcagttcaatcttgtttttgtattatccatgtctgattctcctcctcctttgcaatgcattatggtagctcaggctccatttccctccatttttcctttcactttcttcagtttgccttcaaggaaagacgcttcacttcatcccccttgcgattgcattgccggtatgtctttatgcttcctatagatattcctgctctatattagcttagtttaaccagttgtactcccagtttagtcactagctttctaaatgttatgcataatgtatatcatgtgtattatgtatctgttctatgccatgcactgattctatgtatatcattgttcacagtttcaccgcatcaatataccactacgtttaataaagcacagactcaaccacagtctccttattggaccccggtatagcggtttagctgactgtatagctacgtatgagcctgcctcagctagtgaggacagaacaatcaaTGTCCAAGGACCAAAAAAGCCTCGAATACAAGTACTATGTGCTACGTCACTGCAAGGCCACGTCCACATAAAACTCAATCATAGGGTCTCATTACAGACCCCCAAGGTACTGCCATGACCTAAGTTTAGCTCAGAAAGTCGTATGTAACCAtaataccaaagacatactgatagggaatttagattgtgagcctcaacgggggacagtgatgataatgtgtgcaaactgtaaagcgctgcggaatatgttagcgctatataaaaataaagattattattattataataccaaTGTACCAAACTGACCCATAAGTTACTGTCCCTTGCATAATTCTTAAAGCATAGTTGACATTTAGGTGACTTTTCAAAATAAGCTTTCCTGTGTACTTGAGTAGTAACACCATTTCTGGCCATtacatgacttgtatcctgcatttttcaccacttCATCCTCTGTAATTTTTCACTcacctctgagctagtgggtgaagaCTGGCTGCTATAATGTCCCCATACACAGCAGGCACAGACACAAAGAATTCTTGCTTTCCCGTCTCTATGTAGCCATATGTTCAGAATCAGAAGCAGCatagtggacattatacagtattactgagcagtgtagatgtgaatccagcactgaggtgAGATAAAACATTCACCTGAAAGCAGCAATGAGATTTTTCTGCCTCTTTATAACACTCatctcctctctcttcctcccttctCAATAGACTTGAATTAGCAGCTGTAATCTGACCCCTCAGTGAGCTGGAAGTTTGTCTTGTCTTGAGTGGCATGGATTATAGCAGTTTAATAgggtgaatgatgagttcaggattTGGAATGCAAATCGAGTATCACAGCCGAGTTTGATAAATTTGCTGTAAAatttctgcagttttttttttgtctaaatGGTGGTAACGAGCCTCCGATGCCCCTTTACTTAAGTTTCACCCACTCTGCAAAACCCTACATGAAAAtaaggggatgggggggggggatttgaacTGATATTCTCCACCCTAGATGTTTGCAAAAAGTCTGAGGAGTTGAGCAACGTCTGATCTTATTTTTCTCATTCGTTTGCAGGGTTACTGTCTCTTTAAGCGGACTTATCGTCGTCCCAATGTGTCGCGAATTAACGAGATCGGAGAAATTAAAGTTCATTGTACAATGAGGTAAACTGTACGCAGCCCTGAGTGTGAATAACTGGAGTGCGCGTTATCTGGGGAACACGCCAGGGAGTCCGTCCTGCTCGCCATGATTATAGCCTCTGACATTCACCTCGTAATGACCCCACATGGGCTGTACATCAAATTTATGCTGCATAAAAGCCTTAAACCGCTCAGTAATGCGCAGCCTTTGTTCCCGCAAAATGCAAATTGCACTAATGAACAGAAAATGTTCCCGCAGGTTGGAACAAGCAGCAATAGTTTGATGCTTCAAATAATTTAAAGCCGCCTCCGTAACCTTGTGGACGTGACGGTCAATTAGTTCAatggagttttttttattttacttttttaatttgcactgaatatatatatatatatatatatatatatatatatctttaaaaaaaaaacctccactgcTTACAATGAAAGTATATGTCCATATGTCTATATACAGCATATAAACCAGCGCTATGAACCTTTCAGGCCCAATGGTACAATTCCTCATGCTATAGCACCACCTGCTGGTCATCTAAAAGTTTGCCGTGGCCAAAGGTATGGAGACTTACaccatttttgttttttacaaagtTTCCTGCTTTCATTTTTGTATTACCCATTTGCATTAACCCTACATTGCAATATAAATTTATCAGAAGAATTGCAACAAAATGCAAAATCATTCCATTCCATGGAAATAACTTAACCACAAAAACATGAATGAATTTTAGCCCTACAACAAAATGGCCTGCTTACATCATCTTCTTGGTAGCTCAAAAGTGTTAaccaggacaaggcagctgatatcactctatCATGGAGATTGGATTATAAGAGCAGACCAATTGATTTAGAAGGGGCTGATGCTAGAACTCATTGTCTCAACTAAAAGGAGACGTGTGGTCATCAGTCATCACTGCTTTACATCAAACaggctttacaggcaaggacattgttGCTGGTAAGATTGCCCTTAAATCAACCATTTATCAGAACATCCAAGAAGTTGAGAGAGAGAGGTTCAATTGCTGTAAATAAAGCTTCAGGGAACCCAAAACAAAGTGCTGAAAGTGCTAGAATCATCTCCTAAAGAGGATTCAGCTATGGGATCAGTTTAacaccagtgcagagcttgctcaggaatggcagcaggtatCTGCTGGTCAGATACGAACTATTCCAACACATACAATCTACTTTTGGTGTGAAGTCATTCAGTAAAATGTCATTAAATCACGCGATAAGCAAAGTTCTCTTTGAACTTCTTGATGTTCTGATAAATGGTTGATTTGAGGGCAATCTCacaagcagcaatgtccttgcctgtaaagccctttgatgttgaatgatGTGCACATCCTACTGAATGACATCACACCACAAGTACATTGTATGCGCTGGGATAGTTCTTGTCAGACCAGCAGTTTTATGAATGTTAATTAATTATCTATAAACATTGTGGGTATCTACATTGTGTCTCCAAATACCTATGTCCCACCAGAGTAAATAACTTGACTGTGTTACAGGTTGGACAATTATTTTATATATGAGGCTGAGTGCGCTCTACTTTAAGGTGATGTCCCTGTTACTAATTTTTCTAATTTGCAAATCAGGTTATGTGTCCTGACTTTTTTGAATGGACCTTGGGGTATAGGGTTTCCCATAGTGCCGCAGGTGTGTTATTTCTATAGTGCTAGTTTATGAGAGATGGGGACACATTATCAGATAGAGAAGATATCTTGGGCCCCTTAGCGTTAGCCACCGTTAAGCAGGGGGTGCCACAACGCTccccccagggtgccaacctccaccagTAGGCAGGTGTACAGCACAGGAGCAGCATTAGGGTTACTAAGTACACACTGAAAGGTTccattttttatcttttttgtgTCATTTTTTGTCTTGTGTCTTTTGTCAGACCATTGTGCCCCTATAGGGTATTTTAAATGTCAAAATATAAGTCGTTAAATCATATAAGGTCCTAAATGAGATCTTGAAAATATTGTTCAAAAATTACTCACTTGGCGACGGTGGAATCTTAAGAAGTTTCGGAGTGACAGTTTTTGGTCTCAGAAGACTTACAATGACCATAGATGTGATGAGCAGAACTAGGCAGCAAAGTCTAAACTCACCAAATTAGGGAGGTATCTCATGTTTATGGTCAGCTTTTGGGTTCTGGGAGCAGAACATTGTGTGTTAAGGCAACAACAATGACACTTTGGGTTCAACACTTAATTTGTAGTCCAAGACAAAGAATCTCAAGATCTGTGAATGTTTATGATGGGATAGCACTGGGGTCTGTGGAGCTTTCGGAATCAAAGATTGAGTCTCTGAATACTAAAGGTTCCGCGATCGATGGAACCAAGCAGAGATGTAAGGTCTAAGAACCATCAGAATCAGCAGGAATCTCAAGTCTGCGACCAGACGAAGTGTGCAGAAACCATGACATGGCGACTCAAAAACCAGAATGACACTCGGACTAATGACAAAGAGCAGCGGCTGCGTATCGATAACTTTTATTAATTCATGTGGAAACAGAAAGATCCGGCTAAGTGACACAGGAAAAACATTTCTATTGCATCTTCGAATTCTAGACTTCGATCGTCACGCTGCTGTTGATCACGCGGACTCCATACCAGCCCTTCCAAAAACTTGTATCTTTTCCACCGTGCGTGAACTTGATGAAGCGTACTCCTGCGCCATATTTCCAGAAGGTATAGCTGACCTGCAGAATAATCATAAGTCAATGGCCACAGTGTTCATCAATGTGCCAGGGACAAAAAGCATGAAGACCCCATAAATTAGATCCATCTACTCTCTCTCTCTCAGCATTTTACAGACAGGGAAAgaacctgcagctgcatccccctcctctccctATTCACTCTAATTACTCTTTTACACTAGATGGATTTCTTGGTGATTCAGGAATGTTCTAACCATTCAAAGGGATCCTAAAAGTATGGAAACTGGACCCTACAAGCCGCTGCAAGGTGAGGAACCCACAATAGCTGGTGCTGTAATACGCTGCAGACTTTCCATGTGTATTTCTGTCCCACGTGAACCCTAATATGTCTACATGGGTTGTATACAGGATTTGTACCAAGCTGCACATAGCACATGACATGTCCGCGTCTTCTACATGGTCAGCTTCTCACCTGTTTCCAGGAGCCGTCCGTAATCGGGATAGTTTGGTACTTGATGTTGAATTCACTGATGACCTCACGTTTCTCGGACAACAGCTGCACGCTCAGATCATACGAGCATCCACAGTCAGTGCGACACGAATACCTGCAACCAAAAGGAGTTTTGTGAGATGACCCCCATTACTGCCCAACAGTTACCCAGCTAATCCCCAACTTCTGGTGGTGAATCTACCTAGTAATACACCCCCGACAGCAGAAAATATTAGATGTGGTGACAGCTCCTTGTAGGCGCTATAATGACCACCAAACTGACTATCACCCATATTTCCAAGACACAAAACATCTCACCAGTCGTTGACCACAATGTGGGGTTGGGCATCCAGCACATCCTTGGTATATCCTTCCTCAAGGAGATCGATCACTTGGGATTTACTACACAACCTGAGAAGGGAAGATCACGTACAGTATGTGAAGGTGTTTGTGAACTTTGTTCAAAAAGATCAAGCAAACAGCGTCCCACCAGTTCGCAGGCTGTGTGTGGTAATGCAGCTTTATgctcatctatctatatattgtctaagggtcacttccgtctgtttgtctgtctgtctataacagaaatcccgcgtcgctgattggtctgcggctgtgctacgtggctgggcaatatactatgtggctgtgttatataccacgtgggctgtgttatacactacgtgggctgtgctatatactgcgtggctgtgttatatacactacatggctgtgtaatatattacgtgggcggtgttatatactacgtgggctatgctataagcTATG
Encoded here:
- the LOC138651572 gene encoding F-box only protein 2-like, encoding MPKNLIKNSCGAEGLKYWEDIQSGGDGWKVEDLPDDNSGQFPFIGKFFATSFELCSKSQVIDLLEEGYTKDVLDAQPHIVVNDWYSCRTDCGCSYDLSVQLLSEKREVISEFNIKYQTIPITDGSWKQVSYTFWKYGAGVRFIKFTHGGKDTSFWKGWYGVRVINSSVTIEV